The following proteins are co-located in the Toxotes jaculatrix isolate fToxJac2 chromosome 9, fToxJac2.pri, whole genome shotgun sequence genome:
- the LOC121187053 gene encoding lissencephaly-1 homolog produces MVLSQRQRDELNRAIADYLRSNGYEEAYSTFKKEAELDNNEELDKKYAGLLEKKWTSVIRLQKKVMELESKLNEAKEEITLGGPVSQKRDPKEWIPRPPERYALSGHRSPVTRVIFHPVFSVMVSASEDATIKVWDYETGDFERTLKGHTDSVQDISFDQTGKLLASCSADMTIKLWDFQGFECIRTMHGHDHNVSSVAIMPNGDHIVSASRDKTIKMWEVATGYCVKTFTGHREWVRMVRPNQDGTLIASCSNDQTVRVWVVATKECKAELREHEHVVECISWAPESAYPTILDATGSETKKSGKPGPFLLSGSRDKTIKMWDVSIGMCLMTLVGHDNWVRGILFHPGGKFIVTCADDKTLRIWDYKNKRCMKTLCAHEHFVTSLDFHKAAPFVVTGSVDQTVKVWECR; encoded by the exons AAATCGAGCGATAGCCGATTATCTACGTTCCAATGGATATGAAGAGGCATATTCCACTTTCAAGAAGGAGGCGGAATTAGATAAT aaTGAAGAATTGGATAAGAAGTACGCTGgtcttttggaaaaaaaatggaccTCAGTCATCAGATTACAAAAGAAG GTGATGGAACTTGAATCAAAACTGAATGAAGCTAAAGAAGAGATCACCCTGGGAGGGCCAGTCAGTCAGAAGCGCGACCCCAAAGAGTGGATCCCACGCCCACCAGAGAGGTATGCGCTGAGTGGCCACCGCAGTCCAGTCACCCGCGTAATCTTCCACCCTGTCTTCAGTGTCATGGTGTCGGCTTCTGAGGATGCCACAATAAAG GTGTGGGACTATGAAACAGGAGACTTTGAACGCACACTGAAAGGCCACACAGATTCGGTGCAGGACATTTCTTTTGACCAGACTGGCAAACTGCTAGCATCCTGCTCCGCAGACATGACTATCAAGCTGTGGGATTTCCAAGGCTTTGAGTGCATCAGGACCATGCATG gacATGACCACAATGTTTCGTCTGTAGCCATCATGCCCAATGGAGATCACATTGTTTCTGCCTCAAGAGacaaaaccataaaaatgtGGGAGGTGGCAACTGG CTACTGTGTGAAGACCTTCACGGGCCACAGGGAGTGGGTCCGAATGGTGCGGCCCAACCAGGACGGCACACTGATTGCCAGCTGTTCCAACGACCAGACGGTGCGCGTGTGGGTTGTGGCCACCAAAGAGTGCAAGGCTGAACTGCGGGAGCACGAGCACGTGGTGGAGTGCATCTCCTGGGCACCAGAGAGTGCCTACCCCACCATCCTAGACGCCACAGGCTCTGAG ACCAAGAAGAGTGGTAAGCCAGGCCCCTTCCTGCTGTCTGGCTCCAGAGACAAAACCATCAAAATGTGGGATGTTAGCATTGGCATGTGCCTTATGACACTG gtTGGCCATGACAACTGGGTGCGTGGAATCCTCTTCCACCCCGGAGGCAAGTTCATTGTGACCTGTGCAGATGACAAGACCTTAAGGATCTGGGACTACAAGAATAAGCGCTGCATGAAAACCCTGTGTGCCCACGAACACTTTGTTACCTCTCTGG ATTTCCACAAGGCTGCTCCCTTTGTCGTCACTGGGAGTGTAGATCAAACAGTAAAAGTGTGGGAGTGCCGCTGA